In a genomic window of Gigantopelta aegis isolate Gae_Host chromosome 9, Gae_host_genome, whole genome shotgun sequence:
- the LOC121381584 gene encoding major centromere autoantigen B-like — MTERPAKRRRVELSLDDKLKIIKSFESVPKPTLRSLSEKFSIGKSTVGDIIKKREVYKAEFEKNISGNKRRFNNACKFDKLNELIWQWFCQARAKNIPISGPIIHEKASEFAKELAVADFKGSNGWLDSVVFGPERLEYDVLAKSPLVRRKPIPVPYHRWPIESLEA, encoded by the exons ATGACGGAACGTCCAGCTAAACGTCGCCGTGTTGAACTCTCGCTCGATGATaaactcaaaataattaaaagtttcgaAAGTGTACCTAAACCAACGTTAAGATCTTTGAGTGAAAAGTTTAGTATTGGCAAATCAACAGTTGGAGATATCATCAAAAAACGAGAGGTTTATAAGGCAGAGTTTGAAAAGAATATTAGCGGGAATAAACGGCGGTTTAACAACGCATGTAAATTTGATAAGCTCAATGAACTGATATGGCAGTGGTTCTGTCAAGCTCGCGCTAAAAACATCCCGATTTCTGGTCCCATCATCCACGAGAAGGCCAGTGAATTTGCCAAGGAACTTGCAGTTGCAGATTTCAAGGGCTCGAATGGCTGGCTGGACAG CGTGGTGTTTGGCCCGGAGAGGTTGGAATATGACGTCCTGGCTAAGAGTCCATTGGTCCGACGAAAGCCGATTCCTGTTCCATATCACAGATGGCCGATTGAGAGTTTGGAGGCATAA